The Sesamum indicum cultivar Zhongzhi No. 13 linkage group LG9, S_indicum_v1.0, whole genome shotgun sequence genome segment aaatatgagtaaaattttaaatcactaaaaatagttcAGGTGAgatgttttaattaaacatattttagatAGTAGAgtaaaaaagtataggggtAAGTGAGAAGTGCATTTCGTCTTATCAATGCCGAATTATTCTGTCATGGAGGTTTTTGTTACCTTTCATCTTTTAGGAGTGTAAATGAGATAAAATGCATAGTTCACGGTTGCGAAGTATATTTACCTTAATTATTTCCACTTAAGACATTATGAGAGTtatgtcaaatcatatttccACTTAGACAACAACAATTAAAGGCGgttattaatcattaatttctCCCatgtatcatatatattaggataaattgcagTATCATAATAAATACTGTTCTACAATGAAATCTCacaatgaatatatttataattttttaaataataaatgactatttgtaattataacaaatttcaaaataatcccTCATAATTTATCCTGAGTATTAACACGCTCACCGTATTTCATTACTgattattcaattttgttattgttgtaaggtaaattacaagtataataatatcattagACACTATGATTTCACGGTGACTTTTTGTACAACAAAAGAGGATTAGTCTATATTATTGTGTCTCATTATAGGTCTAGACATAACCATGAAACAACTTGGTACACTGTTTTGCCATCTCTCATTAAGACTCTACCTACACCGGATAATACTTGTACTTAGTACCTAGTACAAAAACATAGTATGAATggtccttttcttttccacTCATCCACCCACATACCCTGGGGTTCAACCCAAAACCATTGGGTATAGCTTCTGTCTTTGTGGTTGGAATAAGTtgtagagaaaaaaaaattacaagttaagTAATAGTAAAAATCGAAAGtgtttgaaaacaaaagttaaaagtgaaaaaagaaaaaaaaaaaagttgacgCTGtggtatttgaaaaataataacttaatatttataattttatcaataattgtAAAAGATGATAGAGAGTTGTTTATAACTTTTGAATTAAatcaacattttattttaattagattaaaaacaGAATCCGtagaacaaaaatatccttttcatcttttttcttggCAGTAAGCTGATAATTGCTTATTTTAAGCATTTGTAAACATCCCCTGAAAAGATAACCTGGCATCTAAATCAATGAGTTGTCTTTAGAGAACATATGAGGCAATCgtgaatattttctttaatataaatttttatgggAGCCGgttatcttattatttattttaatttattggaaatgtatatatattttaatttcataacaatacaatcatgattttattagacaaaaataatcaTGGCAACATATGGCACAAGAATTTTGGGCTCAAACATGTAGTAATGGTGGCACATATGCAATGATGAGAATAGATGAATAATAGACTGAATATATGtaccaaaaagagaaaagtaataataatacaatgaATATAGCACTTGTGAATGTGcatgcacataataatatataattattgtcaaaaagaaaaaaaagaaggcaaTTGATGTCTTGCATATTGTTCAatcaaattatacttttgctatagacaaaaaaataaattcaaaattttttggataaaattacatgataattgattataacgttgtaataaatataaaggtaaattacaacgaactttttttagatttggcataattatgaataccccattgttgtttgaaacccctgatatttgatgaaattatgtaatccttgaaAGGAGGTACGAAATTGTGAACTTtgcccttactgtattttttatatttttttaaaaattaaaattataaaaaaatcgaacgggatggatgaatttttttaaaattataaaaaaattgtccagttagtccataaaaaatatttttttaaaaataaataaaattataatttctaatttataagggcattttggttagttcatcataaaatgaataaaaaccTTACATAttgagctaattgttagacgatcgtTAAAATCGGgagggtattgataatttttcaaataatgaggaggtatttataattataccaaatttaatgtgaggttgttgtaatttatccaaaatagaataaagagtaatgtaatttgctgaaattttaaaagtaagtttggaactcatttattttatcaaataaatttataaaaattccactattttatttatttagttattcTTTCTGGATACGTGTTGTATCAAGTGAACTTATAAGTTttcaaatgtattataatttttctaggaAAAcactgtaatttaaaaattacacacgacgaattaaaaagtataattgcATTAACTGAGAATTGAAAATGATATGCGTGTCATACACACGTTGATATGACATCAAAGTAAGATAAAATgcagaaatttttttaatcaactCAGGTTTGGCCGTACCAAACTTACAGAATTAAAGTCTGTAatacacttgtcatgtgattagttattatttttttttttatctgaaCTTATATCACGGATGCCAAATTACTTgtgaatcaagaaaaagagaagggtAATGTGGTAAATACACAATTTTACAATGATCACGCTCTTCAGGCTTCAGCAAAGAGTAAAAACTGGGCGAACACAGTCTTTCCCACTCCGCTCCTTTAGGTTCACATGCACTACTCCTTCCATTTTTACTCTTCCAGAACCAAGACAAAAACCTCTCTCTCcgtctgtctctctctctctctagtttCCCTTGGCTCTCCAGAATCCTTCCCTGGATATGATATGATCAACTTGTCTGTACAAACCAAATCCAACCGTTGGATTTCTTGAACCCCCTCCAATTCCATCCCTTGTGTTGTCTTCTTCCCTGTGAATAAAAGCTAATTCTTGAATGCACAAACAAACACATCCCATATTACATTGTTGCTGGGCTCAACTATATTCATACAACCACATTCTATATATGCTTTATCCATGGCGGATATCTACCAAGAACAGGGTGAGATTGTTGGCAATGGGAATGATATTAGCAGGGAAGATATTCAAGCTGCCATTGCCAAGAAGGCGGAGCTCAGAGCTCTTCACGCTGCTCTAATGCAGGGCAGCAGCCCTTCCAGCCTGAGATTCCCATCTGCCTCCCCTGTTTCTCGCCATTCCCCCCACTTTTCTGCCCAAGATTACCCTGTTTTTACCCCAGTAAGTATCGCTTTTCACCTTTTTTCCTAAGTTGGACTTCTTTTTATCCCTTTCAACCGTATCTTCAGTTCAATCTGTAACTGCAGCCAATGAGTTGTAATTGTGTTGGATGCTCTTTTTCTCACTTTTTAGTGTAATGTAGAAAATTTAAGGTTGCTATGTATGTTCTTGAGctttaatttttgcattggTTGATTTAACCATTCCAGGTAAATGAAGGTTTTTAAGGTTAATTTTGTCAAACTGGGCTCATATTGGCACAGTAATGCAGCTACTTCTTTCTAGATCTATggaaattgtaaattttttgttctttatgtCCCACTTTTTTGAAAGTTCCCAgcagaataaaagaaataaaaaagaaaaaggacgGAAATAAATCATAGATATTAGTCCATGGTTCAGGGAGCACAAAGTTACACATTAGTTTAAGCATAAGGTTTTGCTTTTTCAAGCAGATTAGAACATGTTTCTTGATTGGGTAAGAATCCACCTTAATGCAGTTTTCCAATTTGATGAAGCTCATTTAATATCTGAAATATAAACAGAGTTATGATGACGAGCCATTACCAGGGTACCACCAAATTCTGATGGAGAATCGGAACTACGGTGAAAGCTGGGGGGAGCGTGCCTTTGATGGAGGCAACGTTGATGAAACCGTCTTATCAGATTACAGAACGCCGAATGCATCTTCAAGAAAAGGGTTGCCACCTGATTTCATGAACTGTGAGGTCCATGTTTGCCCTGCAGATGATCAAGTTTCTGTTGCAGCTTCTTGTGTGAATAACAGTAATGTGTTTGGGTCATCACCCGGACCTGATTACTTCAGGCGTAGGAGAAATAGCATGGGGGAAATCAGATCAGTATCGTCTTGCAACAAATGCAGGCCTGCGATAATAAGCAGTGAGCCAGACGGCCTTACCAAGAACGGCAGGAAGTCTAACATTGTCGTCCCATTGACAGATTCACACTCTTCTCTTCACTCACATCCAAGAAACAAGGGGTTAAATTTTTCTTGGCTGTTTCCAAggctaaagaagaaaaacaagaatgaaaGTTCACCGGTCCGTTTTCAGGCTGAGGAAGTACCACAAATGGTTAAGGACTCAGGGACTGCATCAGTTGAAACGTTGAGGAAAGAGCTAATGGAAGCAAATGAGAGTAGAGATGCAGCCTTGAATGAAGTTGCGGAAATGAGGTCATCGTTGGAGGAGTTCAGTCAGAAACTGGAGTATTTGGAGACTTACTGCGAAGAACTGAAGAAGGCCTTAAAACAAGCCGTGCAGGTAAAGATTTCTCTGCCTGCTGAAAAGCTGGAAAATCCtccaagaagaggaaaatCAATTGATGGGATTGCAGAAAACTCAATGCCTGTGAGTGAGGAAGTAATGGTTGAGGGCTTCTTGCAAATCGTATCAGAAGCAAGATTATCAGTGAAGCAATTCTGCAAGACTCTACTCGGGCAACTTGATGAAACTGACCATACTCTAGCCGAAACCTTGAACCTGCTGCTTCAACCATACAAGCTGTCCCTAAACTCAAAATATTCCAAAGCAGTTCTATACCATTTGGAGGCCATCATAAACCAGTCACTCTATCAGGACTTTGAGAACTGTGTGTTCCAGAAAAACGGCGCCCAAAAGCTCCTGGACCCTCAACAAGACCGCCAAGCTCGTTTCCAGTCATTTGTCGCGTTGAGAAATCTAAGTTGGAACGAAGTATTGAGAAAAGGGACTAAGTTTTACAGTGAAGAATTTAGCAAGTACtgtgataaaaaaatgagtGGAATCATCACAACTTTAGGGTGGACTAGGCCATGGTCTGAGCAGCTCCTCCAGGCCTTTTTTGTGGCTGCAAAGTGCATATGGTTGCTGCATTTGCTCGCATTCTCGTTCAATCAGCCTTTGGGAATTCTGAGAGTCGAGGAGAACATGCTCTTTGAATCCGACTACATGGAGGATATTTTCGCTGACAGGCAAAGATCGCAGGGCCCGAGCCGAGTCAAGATCATGGTAATGCCAGGTTTTTATGTGCTAGATAGAGTACTCAAGTGTAAGGTTCTCTGCAGATATAAATCTGTATCCTAATTCTGAGTAGTTTTCATctgttctcttttttcttttatctctttGAAGTGTTCAAATGCTTCATGAATAAACCAATAACTTGTAATTTCTATCTACTCTTGATCACTTATTGCATAAGAAGCTTGTTTAGGTCACACAATCAGAATCTGATCCTTGGCTATGAGAAAGGGTGACTATGCTCAAAAATCCAATGTATTTTCGTCTTACCGTCAGTGGTTGTGATCTAGTGGAAAAAGGGATGTATAGACACTATAATATCATGAGTTCGATTCTACATGGAGATATTTAGTAGGACTAAACGtagtttgataattatttgaatttattagggcaatgatggGTGTGGGTACAATTGATGTGGTGGGGTTGGTGGGCATGTCAGGTAACAAGATTGGAGAGGGACAATTTAACGACTTAGAGAGAGAGGCCCACCAACGGTAATGGGCTCTCCCTATACGTTCCATTTCACCTAACACATATTCCTCTTTCATGTAAATTATTGGTGTTTTCATATAAAGTCGCATTCTTGTTGCCCGCTCTCGGTTTTGATGAATCATTTAATCATTGATCATTATAATCCCTTAGGATTCCCACGTACTCAAGTACAAGCTATGTTgtacatttttaataataatattttgttttattttgattccAATAATTGAAACACACATCATATTAATTTCGTGCAACAAACTtccttataaaataataggtaaattataataaattcatttaaaatgtgacataattatgactactttcttattattttgaaaattatcaatacccttCGTGGTGTTTGATGAAAGTTTagaattgtcaattttactCTTGTtgtatctcttttttttttaaaaaaaaaaagtggtaaaaaattcaaacaaggtggatgaaaaaaccgtgaaaaaaaaattattgacttagtatataaaaaaaatttaagaaataagtaaaattataatttatatttcataaaagcattttagtcagttgaccacaaaaaaaaaaaagctaacTAATTAGGCTAGTTGTCGGACGACACGATCAGTtgttgtattaatatttttttgaaataacgataaaatatttgtaatcatgttaaattttaataaaaaaacttattataatttacccaaaataatCAAATGCAAAAATCCCTCTTGAAGGTAAAAAATAGGACAATGCAACATCCGAAACTCATTAAGAAAAGGACAATGCGACTTCTTAATGTGTAGATAACGAGTTatctttctttcattctttatAAAGTTggaaaataagtttttatttcttttaaaaaaagattttgtgtttattaatttcataggGGTATGAGCCGTATGGCATAGGCATATTCCTCCGTGACATGTTTCTGGAATATcacctctatttttttcatttatcttgCATCATATGTGTATTAAAGTATTTTCTAATGCTCCTACCCAAAttcatgtataaataaaatatataaacaatatgatttaatttcaGTAGAAGAATGCACCTAAGATAATTGTAAAAATccaaactattattttttttatataaataatataatttaaaaaataatcaattacgtaataattattacattatttactatgtaattaatttttaatatttgaaagaaaaaattgggaCCGTCAAAATCGGTGATTGACAGAACTACAAGAATAGGGAGACCCTCGATCTTTCCACCTAAGATATTTTCACTTCCCCACTCTTCCTCcctccaaaagcactaaagcAGCCAAAATATCTTCCAACTTCCAACACCTTCCCCTCTCCACCTTCTCTCTTCGCGACTAACTGTCGCCGAACCTTCTAGAAACCACCGCCCACCGTAATGTCCACCGCATCCTCCTCTTCATCCGCCTCCTCCCTGGAGACCCCTGTACTCGACTCCCAGCTCTCTACCCTTTTGCAGCGGATAACGGAGGAAGGTGGCTACGCCTTCGTCTCCATGGCCGCTCTAGCGGCGTCGGGAGACACTCGAGGGGCGGAGGCCGCAAAGGATATGGCGTGGGAGCAGCTCCACTCCGGTCCCTGGCACTCGGTGGTGCCCATCTGGCGCGACGCTTATGCAATGGCGTGCCTCCACGTGGCCAAACACCATTACTCCTCCGGTGAATTGGAGCTCGCTCTCAGAGCGCTTGACATGGGACTCATCATGGGCGGATTGGCTCTCAGAGATGATCTGAATTTGTGTGTTGGAAAAGTCACCGCTGCTTTGAGAGGAAAGGAGGTCTGTGAAAATGGCACTGAGCAGCCGAAGGTTGAGTGGTGTAAAGATTTCAACTTGGCGGAGGTGAGGTTTGTTTATCTCTGAGTCTATTTTTGTAGTAGTAGCTTTTGAAAGGCATAAATTGTGAAGCATCAAGTACGACAAATTGATGGaacatattacatatatacgtattttcaacaatatacaaataaaattgtagtCCGGGCTCAGTCGAACCTGAATCAAAGCAAGACACTTGCCTTGTTATTAGTTTACATTTCAGAAAAAGTGACCAATAATAAGTGTACATTTGATTctgattgatttggttcggCCAAACTTGATCGGGTAAGAATTCTACTAGTATCACTACACCAATACAGGGAACATCGAAACAGAGCATGTATATGAAGTAAGTCAACACGCgaagaaattacaaaacaacCATTAAAAGAAGTCTGTTTTGGATTTTTGTCATAGTTGTTTGATTTGTAAACTAATGAGGTCACGACGAAAAGCCTGTTGATATGTTCATAGAGTCAAGCTCTCTTTGAGTTCCAATGCTTCATCTCAGTTCGTGAGAAACGGGAAAGTTGCgctatgatcaatataagttGAATTTACGCAAGAATCAATTCCTTCTAAAATTACTTTAAACAGAAAGCTTTTCAAGAAATTAGTATTGTTATAAAACTTAAAGACATCCTCTGTGGAAGGATGGTGGGACGAAATCACTTTTGCTACCACTTTGCAACTCCCATCTTGTTAGATGGAACAAATATATAAGCTATGGCAAAGACATAAATCACTGATAAAGCCCAAACTTTTATGTTAAAAGCTTAACGTGGTATATTAACAAAgttccctttctttttcatcttgGATTTTAACATACAGATGCTAAGGTTGTTACCTGTGAGGTCACTTTCTTGTCATACAGTGGGGAGAAAGTCGGGTCTGTCACTGGAAGGATTCTTGCAGGAACATTTGCTTTGTGGTTCTCCAGTCATAATTAGTGATTGCATGACTCATTGGCCAGCCAAGGATAGGTGGAATGACATTAATTACCTGAAAAAGGTTGCAGGTTTACGCACAGTTCCGGTTAAGGTACATTCCGTCATTGTCTTGATTGTCTTTGGAATCTACTTGTGGTTTTATCTTTTGTTGCATGTACATGGAACATCCATGTTTAATCCTATAAGTGAACAAAATTTGACGTTGACTCTTGATCAATTTGTCATCATCATTAAATCATGTTCTGTATCTCTTCAAAATATAGGAGAGACGAGGGCAGGGATTGCTGTGAGAGTCATCCAACATCAgcttttttccccttttgtttctctcttcctctggtaattttcttctatgtGTTTGTGTTGGGATGTGCATTGTGAAAAATACCATGCAGGTCGGGAGAAACTATTTGCGAGCAGAGTGTAACCAAGAGTTGATCACATTTTCTGAGTTTCTTGAGAGAATTCAATTCAATGGCTGCTCCTCGAGAGACATGACTTTTTTAGCTCAGCACCAACTGTTTGATCAGgtatgcaaattgattttGTAGAACAAGATGCATCTCGTGGTCTATGGGTAGATTTGGATCATCGTCTTGGTAGTCTTTCCCACTGATCCTATCTAAATGCAGATACAAGAACTAAAGCAGGATATTGTTACACCTGACTACTGTTTTGCTGGTGGCGGAGAGATCAGATCGCTTAATGCTTGGTTTGGTCCACCTGGGGTAGTAACGCCATTGCATTACGATCCACACTATAACCTACTTGCTCAGGTAAGGAAGACTATACTCTGAAATGCCTGCATAGATATTGCGTCTTGTACTTGTCGTCCATGAGACTTGTGCTTGTTAATGTTTATATTTCCCATCTCTTTTCCTAGAATGATAATTTTGCACTTATAATCAGGTTGTGGGCAAAAAGTATATACGACTCTATCCTGCTTCATTGTCAGAAGAGCTATATCCTCACTCAGAATCCATGCTCAGCAATTTCAGTCAGGTAGTTTGCTTGCTCCTGCTTtacatacacaaaaaaatatgccACTAATACTATTAGGCGTTCGGGAAGCTTCACTTCCTGACtaatttaagttgatttttccttcttcttggCTGTATTTGCCTTTGATGCTGTTCCTAACTTTGTCTATGTTCTTCTTGAGTTCTGATATGGATGCAGTTTCATTGATTAACATGAAATTAAATGGAATATTCTCAAATCAACATTCAAGAGTTTCATCTtcaggggaaaaaaaaaacaagaagatcTGGTTTGCATTTATCTACGTAATCACACTCTTGTCCAGACCTTTGTCTGATTGGAACAAGCAAATAATTGATCATAATACACAACATAGAGCTGATGGCAATAATTGATGAATCAGCATATGCATGATTGTGAAAGTGAAATGAACCTTGAGGACCCCTTCATGCATGGCAAGCTGCCAAAGTACTTCAAGGAAATGGGGACCAAGTACATGCAAAAAGACGCAGCATCACCTTGAGTGGCGTGGGCCTGCTCTACTTGGTGCTGCATGTAATGCACAGAACTTACTCCATTTTCAGGAAAATAGGCATGTGTCAATTTCTGCTGCACACAATGCACCAACCACTGGATGCAACATTCACAAGCCCAAATTTGCATTACGCGCCTTGAGTTGGTTTGGATTTTTGGATACCACATTCTCcttgaaaaaattactacCTGTGCTTCTTGTTTATTACAAAGTGGATATCTTTTGTTCcctatatttatttgtcttgTTTATGTCTGTGGAAGGTTGACCTAGATAACATAGATGAGAAAGAGTTTCCTGAAGCGTTGGATCTGGAATTCCTGGACTGCATACTTGAGGAAGGAGAAATGCTGTACATCCCTCCAAATTGGTGGCACTATGTAAGGTCTCTCACCACTAGTTTTTCAGTTAGCTTTTGGTGGAGCCATACAGGAAATCCTCTGGCCCCCTAATTCGCCTCCTCTCTGTTCTTTCTTGTATTGCGAACAGAACCCATGTTTCTATATATGTAGTGAATATTCTAACACGAATTTGCTGCTGTCAAGTTTTCTGAATGAATATTCTAACACGAATTTGCTACTGTCAAGTTTTCTGAATGAACAAAACTGTAGTTTTTGTTTCATAATCTATTATCTGTGTTCGTTCTTCGGTTTAAGTACATATTATTGTCTATTTTGTTCCCCGCATATCATGCctggaagaagaagagtttCATCTTTCCTTGGACACATAATTCTCCATCAAAGTCGTCTGGCAAATACCATGTCCTTTTCGTTCAACAAATGCataccaagaaagaaaatatccctatttttgtccttctcaattattatgtattattcCAATATACAACTACATAATCATTCTGTTGAAAAGTAGTCTTAAACAaacatttgatgtttttaaatCACCTGTCAACTGTATTATCATCATGCATTCGCTCATCTCTGAATTATATTACTCCTACCTCCAATCATTACCCTCTTCCTCCCCTTCACCTGTTGTTCTTCCTCTCAACTAGCATGGAAAACCCACGCCAATACATAGTGCTATTCCCGTTCATGTCGCAAGGCCATTTCATTCCCTTTCTAGCCTTAGCCCAACTCTTAGAGCAAAAGGGCTTCTCCATTGTCTTTGTCAGCACACCTCTCAACGTCAAGAACCTTCAAAAGTCTCTTTCTCCAACCTCCGTCAAATTTGCCGAAATCTCCTACAACGCCGCCGACCACGGCTTCCCTCCCAACGCCGAGAACACCGATTCACTTCCCAATGACCTCATTATCCCCTTCATCAATGCCACTCCTTCTCTTAAACTCCCCTTCCGAACTCTACTCTCCGATCTTATCAGCAGCGGCCAAAAGCCACTATGTGTGGTGTCTGACTTCTTGTTCGGATGGGCTGCTGATGCAGCCCACGAGTTCGGgatatttcatttgattttcagTGTTACGGGTGGATTTGGGATGGCTTGTTACTGTTCCATGTGGCTGAATTCACCCCACAGGAACAGTCAGAGTGTTGAGTTTCTGCTGCCTGATTTTCCCGAAGCCGGAAACATTCATATTACCCAAGTGACCCCTGCTATGCTGGTGGCGATGGAGAAAGATCCCTTGACGAATTTCCAGCGGAAAAATGTCCTCTCATGGGCGAATTCAGATGGTCTTCTCCTCAATACTGTTGAAGAGCTGGACAAACTTGGTGTACTGTATTTTCAGCGTAAATTAGGGATTCCGGTTTGGGCAATCGGGCCTCTGTTATTATCAGAAAAGGACAGATCAAGAACCGGTAGATTATCAACAATCAGTACCGAAGATTGCATCCAATGGTTGGACCAAAAAGAGCCAAATTCCGTGATATACATATCTTTTGGCTCACAGAATACAATCCCTGCATCGCAAATGATGAAGCTGGCGAAGGCCCTGGAATCCAGCGGCAGAAATTTCATATGGGTTGTCAGGCCGCCATTTGGATTCGACATAAATGCAGAGTTCCAAGCGGAAGAATGGCTGCCGGAAGGATTTTTGCAGCGGATTCATGAACAAGACAGAGGGTTAATTATCAGCAAATGGGCACCCCAGGTGGAGATTTTGGCTCACAAATCTGTGGCTGCATTTATTAGCCACTGTGGATGGAATTCAGTGCTCGAGACAATGAAGTACGGGGTGCCAGTGATTGCTTGGTCTATAGCAGCTGACCAGCATTACAATGCAAAGTTCTTGGTGGAGAAGGCCGGAATTTGTGTGGAAGTGGCCAGAGGGATTAGCTTTGAAGTCATGTCAGAGGATATTGTAGATAAGATAGAATTTATGATGGGCGAAGGAGAAGGGATGAGAAGAAAAGCGTGTGAGATCAAAGAAACAATCAAAGACGCCATGAGAGATGAGGAGAGTTACAGGGGCTCTTCTGTGAAAAATGTGGAAGAGTTCATTGCTGCTGCTTACACCAAATAATCAGGTATTGAATTATAACAttccaaaatagaaaaaagaagggaaaatTTTCTCAGGATGCTATGCTATCGATTTTCATTAAAACAGCAAATATTGGAGGCAAAgatgaaataattgaataatgtGGGTGGAATAACTATATATTGTTTGATTTATAATGATATctcaatataattacactgaGCTTCATGGGGTTTAGGAATCAGTATCAAACAACTcttcaaattacaaatttctcTTTGATCTACCAAGCACAATGGATGATGGTGATGTTCGTGTACTTGTTcctttatcaatatttatgcAAAGAGAACCATGTAGACTAGTGTTTCAGGCTTTATTAGCAAGAGCACTTGAAAT includes the following:
- the LOC105171081 gene encoding IRK-interacting protein, coding for MADIYQEQGEIVGNGNDISREDIQAAIAKKAELRALHAALMQGSSPSSLRFPSASPVSRHSPHFSAQDYPVFTPSYDDEPLPGYHQILMENRNYGESWGERAFDGGNVDETVLSDYRTPNASSRKGLPPDFMNCEVHVCPADDQVSVAASCVNNSNVFGSSPGPDYFRRRRNSMGEIRSVSSCNKCRPAIISSEPDGLTKNGRKSNIVVPLTDSHSSLHSHPRNKGLNFSWLFPRLKKKNKNESSPVRFQAEEVPQMVKDSGTASVETLRKELMEANESRDAALNEVAEMRSSLEEFSQKLEYLETYCEELKKALKQAVQVKISLPAEKLENPPRRGKSIDGIAENSMPVSEEVMVEGFLQIVSEARLSVKQFCKTLLGQLDETDHTLAETLNLLLQPYKLSLNSKYSKAVLYHLEAIINQSLYQDFENCVFQKNGAQKLLDPQQDRQARFQSFVALRNLSWNEVLRKGTKFYSEEFSKYCDKKMSGIITTLGWTRPWSEQLLQAFFVAAKCIWLLHLLAFSFNQPLGILRVEENMLFESDYMEDIFADRQRSQGPSRVKIMVMPGFYVLDRVLKCKVLCRYKSVS
- the LOC105171083 gene encoding lysine-specific demethylase JMJ30-like — translated: MSTASSSSSASSLETPVLDSQLSTLLQRITEEGGYAFVSMAALAASGDTRGAEAAKDMAWEQLHSGPWHSVVPIWRDAYAMACLHVAKHHYSSGELELALRALDMGLIMGGLALRDDLNLCVGKVTAALRGKEVCENGTEQPKVEWCKDFNLAEMLRLLPVRSLSCHTVGRKSGLSLEGFLQEHLLCGSPVIISDCMTHWPAKDRWNDINYLKKVAGLRTVPVKVGRNYLRAECNQELITFSEFLERIQFNGCSSRDMTFLAQHQLFDQIQELKQDIVTPDYCFAGGGEIRSLNAWFGPPGVVTPLHYDPHYNLLAQVVGKKYIRLYPASLSEELYPHSESMLSNFSQVDLDNIDEKEFPEALDLEFLDCILEEGEMLYIPPNWWHYVRSLTTSFSVSFWWSHTGNPLAP
- the LOC105171082 gene encoding UDP-glycosyltransferase 92A1, which produces MFLNHLSTVLSSCIRSSLNYITPTSNHYPLPPLHLLFFLSTSMENPRQYIVLFPFMSQGHFIPFLALAQLLEQKGFSIVFVSTPLNVKNLQKSLSPTSVKFAEISYNAADHGFPPNAENTDSLPNDLIIPFINATPSLKLPFRTLLSDLISSGQKPLCVVSDFLFGWAADAAHEFGIFHLIFSVTGGFGMACYCSMWLNSPHRNSQSVEFLLPDFPEAGNIHITQVTPAMLVAMEKDPLTNFQRKNVLSWANSDGLLLNTVEELDKLGVLYFQRKLGIPVWAIGPLLLSEKDRSRTGRLSTISTEDCIQWLDQKEPNSVIYISFGSQNTIPASQMMKLAKALESSGRNFIWVVRPPFGFDINAEFQAEEWLPEGFLQRIHEQDRGLIISKWAPQVEILAHKSVAAFISHCGWNSVLETMKYGVPVIAWSIAADQHYNAKFLVEKAGICVEVARGISFEVMSEDIVDKIEFMMGEGEGMRRKACEIKETIKDAMRDEESYRGSSVKNVEEFIAAAYTK